The following is a genomic window from Chaetodon trifascialis isolate fChaTrf1 chromosome 13, fChaTrf1.hap1, whole genome shotgun sequence.
ATACCACACAGTCTGAAGGACAAGGGTGGATGAGCTCGTGGGTGAAATGAATCAAATACTGCTCTGGTGTCTGCTAAATTAAATTTAACACCATATTGTATTCAAAGAGCTCCCCACCCAAAGATTCATGCAACTCTGTGAAGTCACACTTTGACTGTTTTAACCCATGTACTCAGCTCTGATAATAAAAAGCGATCCTGCCGGAGCTTAAATCCCAGCTATACAAGCAGTGAGTACCACTGAGTCTTCCTATATCGTACAGGAAGAAATAAAACCATTGTGATCCTGTTACCATAGAGCAAAATTTCCTAATTGTGCACTCAGTGCTTCTGCAGTAGCTCTCCACACATTCCCGGCTGTGGACTGGATTCACAGCACCGCCTTGTTTTAATATACTCTTAATGTCTTAATTGTGGTAAGACGTCCAGTATAAGTGAACCTGATCTTGTGACTTAATGGACAGCATGTTTTGCCAGTTCTCTGCTTAAGATTGTCTACTATCACAGAGCCATTTCCTGGCTGATATTAACATAACCCCAATGTGAGGTTTCACTGCAGAACTGCTGTGGTGGAAAATAACatcaaagaggagagaagacagctTTGGTATATAACCAGTCAGTGTGCTTGCTCTATGCACCATGGGTTTCCCAGCACTGCTCTCAAAAGGATTCAGGCccccaaaagaaagaaaagaagtaaagaaaagaaaatgtaccTGTCCTTTCTTGTTCTTTGAGTAGGCTTTGTTGTTGAACTGTTGCCACTTTGACTTttgctcctccctctcttgctccaATTCCTTCATCCTCTGTACCTTCTTCTGggctttcttcttcttatactctctctgctctgcgATCTGCTCTTTCCttgagagacagacaaggaaCAGAAACGTTTAAACCCTGTCCACAATGTACAGATAcaatcacaaacacattactACAAACATGAAAGAATAACATTCGCGAGTacaacatgtttttaatctATGTTTTATACAGTGACCTAACTTTTTGGAATCGCGGCTGCGTTAGACATTAACTGAAGCTCTGATGCCTTCGCTGTTAAGGACATCTCTAAAATCTATGTTAACAGAGTACAGAGTCTCATTCCTTAATACGTGAATAGAAATGATGATTCTTTGAAAGGAAAGATGAGACAGGGTTGTACTTTTTAAATCAGTTAACCATTGAAACAAAAAAGACACCAGATGCACTTTCATGTTAAATGCATCCTTGGGGTTCTAGGGAGAGGATGTAATTTCCAACCCACAAGGATTAATTAAGATATATGCTGTATAGTAGGTATATATGGAATTGTGCAACTacaatgaaaaatcaaaacTCTTTCTGGTGGATACTTGACATATTCAGAATTGTACAATCATCTACTGTGCAGCCACTTTGAAATGACAGCTGAATTTGGATGAGATTCCCATGTAATTACAAGGCAAAATGAGGACGATAAAGTGGAGTTAACTGAATACTACTCTACACCCAGGTGCTTATTTCCTACAATTATAGTTTTTATAATTTAAAAAGGATCTGGTCAAAATTACATAGACCAAGCACTACACGACACAAGGAAGGTAGGGTTTGCAAAAAGGTGGCAGAGTGGAACAGAAATTAAGGAGTGCTCTGTTGGGCAAGAGTGGGATTTCAGCCACACTACCAATTATGACTCTAATAGGCAAATTATAGCTAAAGTATGCGTCTCAGTGCACTTCACAATTACTTTtcattcacacagtgaaaagtAATTCCTGTGAGAACAGACTAGATTCCAGTACTTTCCCTAAAATGTTAATAAGCAGGCTTTAAgcacaggtttgtgtgtgtgtgtgtgtgtgtgtgtgtacattaagTGAGTGAGAAACAAGAGTTTTTTTCATACCTTGATTTTGGCCGTCCACTCCCATCCTCATCAGAGCGTTTCCCCTCCTCTACTGCTTTGAGGTTTTGCAGAGGAATCACTTCAGCATTCCCGTATCCGGAGAAGGTAACTGCCGCAGTGCCGTTCTCTCGGTCTATCTCCTCAATCTCAGCCTCATACACCCTGCCAAAGAATCACGTCTGTAAGCAGGTGAGTATGAGCCAAGACTCAAGCTCTACTTAATAAGCAAAGCTTAACACTAGTACATAACACTTCATGATCATAGGATCTGTGTGGCATGTGACTAAAAAATATTCTTTGAGCATTCTCTATGATTATAATTCAACTCAAGAACATAAAGTACCCACAAACTAACTTTTGTTCCCCTTATGGTCAAACAGGcatgaaactgaaattacaaATGCATGTCTCTACACTTGTTTTGGGCAAAGGCAGCAAGGGAACAAAGCATATTGCTTGCTAAAAGTCTTTGCcttctttaaacaaacacatcactTTCATGCATTATTCCCAAAGCATACCGCTGATGCAgttggatgggtcaaatgtggaacATTTACACCTTGGGGTTAAATTTACTCCTAGCCAAACTCTGTCAACTTTCAAATAGAAAGTCTGGGTTGTGCTCTACTTTTGACTCTCCCTCTATTGGGTTCAATTGTTCTTTATAGACTTTTCTAACAACCTCTCTAAAAAGCTGACACACAATATGGGCAGTAAATTCATATTTCAAGATAAATAAGTGTCTAACTACTGTAAAAGCTGATAAAACGAAACATACCATTGTTTTGACAAAGGTAAAAcaaccataaaaaaaacacagttaacaGAATGTGAAATTATGATACCTTTGTCAGAATAGCAATGCTACAGTGACATTAAGTTAAAATAGAGAAACAAAAAATTAAGACTTGCTGCGTGGGTAAGTCAAATGTTCTTGACATTGTGGAAAAGTAAGTAACAAAAACTGGCTTCATCTCAAAGCTAAAATGCATTGATCATCTTACTACATATAAATTtggtcatttggcagacacttttgtCCAAAGTGACATACAAATAAAGCGCAATCTTTATCTCTATTTAAGATTAACAGTTAGCATGCATGGACAGAATGTAATCCACAAAAATCATTATGCTAATTCTGATAAAGAACTCAACTGTAGTGCTACGATGTATGTGGCTGCATATAATGTTTTCATGAGAGGAAGGTGGTGATACTCACTGTGCGTCCTGACTCCACACAGCCATGCACCTGTCCCCCACTTTCCAGCTGAGTTTCTGGGGGACTGTGTCTAAGCCATTGGTTGTGGAAGCACTGTCAGTGGGCTGTGAGGTCAGGAGGTCTTTTGTCAAATCAATGACTTCCTGTGGAAGAAACACAATCAAAAGGAGGTTAGATGTTCATGGAGAGTGTAGGCCGTTTCCCCCCCCCAGAAAAAGTTTTGGGCAGCTACTAACAACTACTATGACTATCCGTTAATGTGCCTGAAGTGATGTGTTCAAattgcaaagaaaagaaaagcagcaaatccttccATGTCAGACATTGGAACCTGCAAGTGTTTGACATTAGTGCtagaaaaatgactgaaacgatTTATGTATTATGAAAGTAAAtgacaatgattttttttttgatcaaaTAATGGGCTAATAGTTGCAGCTCTAGCTGATTTTAACAGCTGGGTGCTCACAAAAACTTATATTACGACAGCCCTTCAACACCGCGATGCGTcttcatcacagacacacatacctgTAAGTCTTTCTGGAGCTTAAGGAGGTCTTCATTATCTGGGTCGGTAGATAAGGCAACTTCTACTTGCTGTAGCTGTGCTTTGTAGCTGCTTAATTGTTTCATCAAGTCGTCCGACATCTGCGTGTTGACAGAAAAGAGAACCGTTTTCTAGAAAAGCTGGCTAACTGTATTAGCACGTTCGAGGTAAACATCGTCAATTAACGAACTATCTAAAATAAGCAATTTCtttaacacacaacatgagCGTGTATTAGGTGCAATATGGATTAAATATGAGTTAACGCAACTCAAAATATAAAGGAACAACATAATACGGCGTTAGTACCCTATGTCTCAACATTCATGCTAGCTTAAAGCTAAAAGGGTTAGCAAGAAACCCTCGGCCCTCTTTCGTCGACGTAAATATAACGTTAACATACAACGGCTAAGAGCGGCCGAGggacaaacacaaaaccaaagttTGGCGTGTAATCTTACCTCAGTATAAATGTTGTTGACAGATAAATATCGTAAGCATTCAAGTCTAAATTCGATAGTTTGTTAAATCGACTGCTTAAAAGAACAGAACGCGCTCCTTAGACCCGTATACAAATAGCTAACCGGAAGCCTGTGATAGAATCTCGCGATAACAAGGATGTACAAAATACAAAGAGGATTGGTTCGTTAGCGCCCCCAGCGGCACTGCTCACAATAGCACCATGAGGCTGTACATTTTCTTACATATAAGACGCTGCTGTATAATTACAATATCTGCGACTGCAACCATAGTATGATATCATAGTATATGACTCAAACTTGGTGTTGTGTCTAGGATCCACATAAAGTTTTTTCAAATAATACCACAGGATTTTCCAAACTGGGGGCCTGGATACCCTAAGGGTCACGGGAAgaatctgaggggtcatgagaTCCTCACCATACTAAGGGACCAAAAGGATGAAAAACCTTAATTTTGCTacttaaaataatgtttgtttgtttgtttgttttaaataataGTTTTACACCATCAGAGCTGTGAAAAGTATTTAATTGAAACAGTCTGAGAGagtaaaacacactgagctgctcACAAATCATATAGCTCAGATAAAAGCAGACATGGTCACATGTAGACATAGCTTTGTATTGAGTGGttacaaacaaaagacaaacaagcaaaagaaCATTGGGAACCACTGCAATAGGTCACATTGCTAGACAAAGCATAACTCTCTTAAACAATAAATGTTGCAACAGAGTTGTGCTACAAGAAAACATACCAGACTTTGAACTTAAGTGTTGATGTCAGATAACCAGAGTGCAGCATAGAGATGCATCAGAGCACTAATACTCAAGTATACCATTTCTTCACCCCTTTAATGCTCCTAATGCATAAATATTATAAGTTATTATAGTGAAATAAGTGTGTTGGGTGCTGAACACTGCAGCATGAACGCAAACCTCCAGTCCACTGCGATCATATGCAGATCTGCGCAACCACCATGTCTGGATATATTTCTAGAAGAATTAGAAGGATGTGGATGTGAGTAACAGTATGATTAGCTGCATGATATGTATATCTAGGTTTCCACAGCCATACATTAGT
Proteins encoded in this region:
- the smndc1 gene encoding survival of motor neuron-related-splicing factor 30, producing MSDDLMKQLSSYKAQLQQVEVALSTDPDNEDLLKLQKDLQEVIDLTKDLLTSQPTDSASTTNGLDTVPQKLSWKVGDRCMAVWSQDAQVYEAEIEEIDRENGTAAVTFSGYGNAEVIPLQNLKAVEEGKRSDEDGSGRPKSRKEQIAEQREYKKKKAQKKVQRMKELEQEREEQKSKWQQFNNKAYSKNKKGQVKRSIFASPESVNGKVGVGTCGIADKPMTQYNDTSKYNVRHLMPQ